From the Chloroflexota bacterium genome, the window CAGGTTGAGCCCCAGAACCCTCCTTGACCTCCCCCACTCCGGCGGGAGAAGGGGGGTATCTGGACTAGGGCGGAGCCCTAGAACCCTCCCAGAAGGGGATCCCCTTCTGGACTACCCCCTGGAAGAGGAGAGCAGGGACCAGGTTGAGCCCCAGAACCCTCCTTGACCTCCCCCACTCCGGCGGGAGAAGGGGGATTGGGTCTAGACTATCCCGATTCACTCCAAGTAGTGGGACGGTGCCCTCCCTCCGTGACCTCCCCTCTCTCCAGTGGGAGAAGGAGGGATAAATTTGGGGGTACCCCAAACCCCCACCTGCGGCGGGCAGGCCAGCAGAGGGGCTTCGCTCCTATGCGCCCCCCATCCAGCGGGAGAAGGGGGGATTGAATATAGGCTGTGTCCCCAGGCCATCCCAGTCCTTCGAAGAAGGACACCCCCTTGGAACCCCATTATTGACAGTCATTGAAATAATCGGATCGCTGCTGGAGCGGGCAGTTCCTGCCCGCTCCAGCAGCACACTCAGCGCTGGCTTTACTTGCTTTCAGCCAACAACTTGTTCGCCTTCGCCGTCAGCTCCTTGACGGCCTCCTCCGGGCTCCTCTTCAACGTGAGCACAGACTCGGCCGCAGCGATTTCATAATTGCGGATCTCGCCGATAGCAGCGATGTTCGGCCCTTCCAGCTTAGCGTAAGGCATCACCTCAAAGGCCACCCTATTTAGCGGATCAGCCGCTAAATACGCCTTGTACTTCGGATCCTCTGTGGCCGATTTTCGCAAGGGCAGGAAGCCGGCCTCAATAGCCCATTGTACCGTCGCCTCTCGACTCGTCCAGAATTTCAGGAACTCCCAGGCGGCCAGCTGCTTTTCCGGCGTGCTCTTGAACACAGCTAGGCTGGGCCCGAACATCACCGTGGCTGGATCCTTATTGTCCGCTGCCTGTGGGATGAGAGCTGCCCCATACTTGAACTTGTCCTTGATGCCATTCTTCAAGAAAGGAAGAATCGTGCTTGGACGAATGATGAAGGCCACCTTGCCCGCGATGAAATCGTTCATATCATCGCCAATGGTCGGCGCAAGGGTGATAAAATAGCCATAACCACCCTTAATGAACGTTTCCAGCAGCTGGAAGGCTTTCAGCCCGGCCGGCTGATCGTGAAGGGCCTTCGTGCCATCCTCGCTGAATGATTTGCCCCCGAAGGAGTAAATCATGGCATGGATGGGCGAGGGACCATGGAAGACAGCATAGCCGTTCTTGCCCAGCTTCTCCTTCGCTGCTTTACAGGCGGACAGGAATTCATCCCAGGTCTTCGGGGGGATGGTCGTCACCCCCGCCTCTTTCAGCATATCCGCATTGTAGTACATAATCAAATCACTGACGGTGAAGGGGAAACCAAGCAGCTTGTTGCCATACTGACGATAGGTGACGCGCTGGATGACCGGTTTGAAGAAATCATCCATGCTCTCCTTGGAGAGGCCATACTTCTTGCTGGCCACGTAGTCATCGAGAGCCACCACGACACCAGCCTTGGCGAAGTTAGCGATATTATTCTCGTAAGCTACGGCCATATCAGGCGGGCTGCCAGCTTGAATAGCGGCCATCAGCTTCTGATAACTTTTGGTGAAATCACCCGCGTATTCAGCCTTGATCTTGATGTTCGGATACTTCTTCTGGAACTCATCAATCAGTTTCGCCTGGGCCTTCTCGTGTATCCCAGTCCAGGTATGCCAGTAGACGAGCTCCACCGGAGCTTTCAGTTCCACCCAATCCACCGGGTTTTCCGGGGTGGGTGTCGCTACCGGCACAGGGGCTTTGGTTGGCGTAGGGGTGACTGCAGCAGCCACAGGTGCTTTCGTTGGCGTGGGCATTGGGGCCGGCACAGCCGGGGCACAGCCAACAACAAGAACCCCTATCAAGATAGCCACCAGCACAATGTTAAGAAATCTCACCATCTTTCGTCTCCTTTCCCTTGGAAAAATTGACACTGCCCAACAGATCCTCCAAAACTCTAATCGATCTTTCAATGCAAAAGGTACATCCACCTCCTTTCGGAGCGCTTAAAGCCCGCTTGCCCAAAATATCTCGTCTCCTGCACCCGTAAGCTAGCACAACCGTTTAACCCGGCAAAGTTAGATTCGCCGATTCGGTGGCCAGGGTGTTTACAAAGAACCGAAGAAACCGCTCAGCATCCACATCCAAACAAACCTTGACATTCGGCGGCGGAAATTCCCGTCTCTTGCGGCGATCAGCGACTGTCTGCCCGCTAGTAAACTCCCCGCTCGTCTCCACCTCCACAGCCAAATCGGCTGTGGTCACCAGCGTCCTGTCGATGGCCACAGCCACAGTCATCGGGTCGTGCAAGGGACAACCAGACAAGCCAGAGGAACGCCGGTAAGAACCCATATAGTGCTGCAATAAGGCCAACACGAAGTCATTCACAGGCGACGGCACTGAGCGAATCGGCTCCAGGTGATCGGGTGTGAGGATAGCCTTCATCGTTACATCTAAGCCTACCATCGTCAGCGGCATGCCTGAATGGAAGACAATCTTGGCCGCTTCGGGATCACGCCATATATTGGCTTCCGCTACCGGGGTGACATTGCCCGGGCGAGCCACCGCCCCACCCATCAAGAATACCTCCTTGACTTCCTTAGCCAGGCGGGGCTCTTTAAGAAGGGCTAAGGCCAGATTGGTCATGGTTCCACTGGTGATAAGGGTGATCTCACCCGGCGAAGCCATCACCCGCGATATAAGAAGGTCTACCGCATGTTCCGACAGAGGCCGCAGCTTAGGCTGAGGAAGATTCGTATTGCCCAACCCATCCTCGCCATGCACGTGCCGACCAAGATGTAAAGGGCGGACTAATGGCCTGCTCGCTCCCTTGGCCACAGGGATATCATCAGCTCCAGCCAACTCGAGTACCTTGAGCGTATTCTCCGTCACCTGCTCTATTATGGTGTTACCCGCTACAGTCGTTATGGCCTCTATAGCCAGTTGTCTGCTCCTCAAAGCCAACAAAATGGCCATGGCATCATCGATGCCGGTGTCCACATCCAGGATCACCCGTCGCATCCGCCAACCCCCTGGTCAGATTATTACGTCGTTAGAGCCAACAACTG encodes:
- a CDS encoding extracellular solute-binding protein, coding for MVRFLNIVLVAILIGVLVVGCAPAVPAPMPTPTKAPVAAAVTPTPTKAPVPVATPTPENPVDWVELKAPVELVYWHTWTGIHEKAQAKLIDEFQKKYPNIKIKAEYAGDFTKSYQKLMAAIQAGSPPDMAVAYENNIANFAKAGVVVALDDYVASKKYGLSKESMDDFFKPVIQRVTYRQYGNKLLGFPFTVSDLIMYYNADMLKEAGVTTIPPKTWDEFLSACKAAKEKLGKNGYAVFHGPSPIHAMIYSFGGKSFSEDGTKALHDQPAGLKAFQLLETFIKGGYGYFITLAPTIGDDMNDFIAGKVAFIIRPSTILPFLKNGIKDKFKYGAALIPQAADNKDPATVMFGPSLAVFKSTPEKQLAAWEFLKFWTSREATVQWAIEAGFLPLRKSATEDPKYKAYLAADPLNRVAFEVMPYAKLEGPNIAAIGEIRNYEIAAAESVLTLKRSPEEAVKELTAKANKLLAESK
- a CDS encoding nucleoside hydrolase; this translates as MRRVILDVDTGIDDAMAILLALRSRQLAIEAITTVAGNTIIEQVTENTLKVLELAGADDIPVAKGASRPLVRPLHLGRHVHGEDGLGNTNLPQPKLRPLSEHAVDLLISRVMASPGEITLITSGTMTNLALALLKEPRLAKEVKEVFLMGGAVARPGNVTPVAEANIWRDPEAAKIVFHSGMPLTMVGLDVTMKAILTPDHLEPIRSVPSPVNDFVLALLQHYMGSYRRSSGLSGCPLHDPMTVAVAIDRTLVTTADLAVEVETSGEFTSGQTVADRRKRREFPPPNVKVCLDVDAERFLRFFVNTLATESANLTLPG